GAGGACAGAATGTGACTAAACGGTAAAATCAATTTGTGTTATatgatatataaaatatatataatatataattcatTTTAGAATGCAGTCACTAGTTCCAACAATACTGGATAACAGACTTTGCCCTCCGCCTGAAGAGATATACAGTCTACACAGGAAATTGTCAGGAATTTTCTTACTTTGTGCTAAGCTTAAAGTTAAAATAAATTGTCGTGATATGTTCCGTGAAATATATACGAATTATAAATTTGGATAATCTAACTTAATTGTAAATAAGTAGATTTTAATTAAATACGTATTCTTAATTAAACATAAATatctttaaaattaataaaccgCTATTTTGATattgtatttatatatttatacatctactttaaaaaaagtattataaattattatatccACGTAAACACCAAAAATTATGCAGTGAACATGATACGTGTATATCAAAGATTACAGTTTCAAAATACATTTTCGTAATGTTATAATTGTTACGATTCACGTGCTTACTATTATATGAATATAGTTGCTTTATAtatagggtggggcagtaactattagcacctcagatatcttggaaactataaatttcacagaaatgtttgctaaagtaaattgcacagtacgaagggcgctattgggtggcgataatagtttttttgcaggtggaggtacttcggacatttcaaggtcacatccatttttttaaatggatcggtatgtttttgcttccgtatcacgatagaggatcttaaaacgagttcaacgacctattacacaaggccattgaaggtcatagaaagtagagaaaggcgataatacttatggttttggtagtaaatgaaacatgtttatagtaggtgttcgaaatgatgaccatcactgtcaatgcaccgttggattctttttacgattgattgacttgcaagtcttacagcgtcagaacttattgatgcacaggctgcaataattcgctgttgcatatcgtgagatgtagttgctacttctttgtacactttctctttcagtgttccccatagaaagaaatctaaaggtgttatgtctggtgaacgagctggccacgatattggattcgaaatttttcatcgagttcccttcgcgcaatcgatgaataatgtgctgggcatccatcatgttgataccacatggtttgtcgtgtaaatagaggtaactcttctggcaaaagacccaatgtatccttaataaaattagcatagacgttgccattgaaatttccattgataaaataaggtccaataatttgatcacctgtGATACcttaccatacattcacagaccattgtttttgatgttcaacctgtcgcagccaatgtggattttccgctgcccataaatgcacgttatgcaaattaacattcccgtgatttgcgaatgttgcttgatcagtaaataagacggtattaaaaaaaagctcattgtttggaatctgacgtataacccatcgacaaaactcaacgcgattcgtgaagtcgttcccatgcaattcttggtgaagactaacgtgatgtgacggtgcaaaatgcgaagtacgctcctcctactaatgccagattcgcgttcaatttgtcgccaactaatatgagaatttctagagcacaccgatttccatttcttcgttaattactcgtttctggcgttcacttttacgaacacttaaactaccggtttgcctaagtttatcataaacatttttaaatgtttgacgcgaaggctgagaccgatgtggatatcgttcagcatacaagtttgtagcccttacagaattttgttggcattcgccataaataagaagcatatcaacctgctcttcaaacggatacatcgtgccggattgaccgatttatcgatactaatcttctgatgtttatcttactctgcaaactattaaagtgtccttcaagcagtgtttattctcagtgaagtaaacggtaagcattacgcattcctctactatttaaaatacgtatgtttcatttactaccaaaaccgtaagtattatcgcctttctctactttctatgaccttcaatgaccttgtgtaataggtcgttgaactcgttttaagatcctctatcgtgatacggaagcaaaaacataccgatccatttaaaaaaatggatgtgaccttgaaatgtccaaAGTACCTCcagctgcaaaaaaactattatcgccacctaatagcgcccttcgtactgtgcaatttactttagcaaatatttctgtgaaacttatagtttcgaagatatctgaggtgctaatagttactgccccaccctgtatattcatttGCTGTACAATTATGTGAATTTGTCGGTGAAAGATAGGTGGATTAGACAGGCTTTCGAAATTACCTGAATTATCAACGAAACACTTCCCTGGGAAGTCTTCCCATTCGTCATTCTCGCGAAAATTCATAACAGAATAAACTTCTATGAATCGTTATAaagaacttttatttttaatttatgatCGCCTTATCAATTAAAATCTTTTTGAAAGTGTAAATAACTCTTATTTACTTACAGCGTTTAATTATCTTTTTTATCTTTTGTACACATCCATAAACATCGGTACAAAACGATATCTTAACCTATTTAGTAGCTCATGTCGACTAATAGTTGttcgaaataatttaaatagttATCAAAGCAATATATTAAAATGTGTaagaaatttttgtattttgcgTATGGAAGCAATATGTTAATGAAAAGAATACATATTAATAATCCAACTGCTGTACGTAAGGACATTGGTATTTTAAAggtacatacatatacatacatgaATTAATACTACATATTTTTCGTTTATTTCATTCtttacattttattttctaattaaGAATGCCtcatttatcaatatttttctttcatccctataatttttcataatagaatatttattctgcggagaaaaaaaaattatgtatATGAGTCGTATTGGGGCagatgttatacagggtgttcggccactcctgggaaaatttttaatggggcattctagaggccaaaataagacgaaaatcaagaataccaatttcttgatggaggcttcgttaaaaagttattaacaattaaattaaaaaatttcaaatcgttctggaaaaattattttcggttacggggatcaggtacaataatttttggtgaatagacatacccccgaaatcctaccccctttctagaaaaaaattcgagatgtgaaatttttcgacggaaaaaaaaaatttcaaatcgttttggaaaaattattttcggttgcgggggtcaattacaatcaattttggtgaatagacctacccccgaaatcttgcgcattttcgagaaaaaaattcagtacgggcggaactttaaacgttaataactttttaacgaagcctccatcaacaaattggtattttttattttcgtcttattctggcctcaagaatcccctattaaaatttttcccaggggtggccgaacaccctgtatgtctaCACTGTTGTAAGACAAAATTGCTCAATGGTGTTGATTATTTTACTTATTTGTATTATTGTATTCGTCTTAATTCAAAACTGTTCTTTCTTTTTCCTTACAATACcattttataatttgtaacattCTATTATACTTGTTATAAGGTTTTTCCTAAATTACCTGTATTtactaaattttattttgtgCAACACTGATTTGTATAGAATTTCAGACTCGACTTCCTAACTCATTCAAAGAGATGGGGTGGATGCTCTGCAACAATTGTTCCAACAGAACGTTATAACGTATGGGGAGTGATTTGGGAATTACATGAACACAATCTTCCTACATTAGATTGTCAAGAAGGTGTTGCAGATAAAGTGTACTTTCCTCTAATGGTTGAAGTAGAAACACCTAACGGTAATGTTTTAAACTGTAGAGTATACCAACAATGTAATAATCCAGACGACCACATGAAATTACGTT
This genomic window from Colletes latitarsis isolate SP2378_abdomen chromosome 8, iyColLati1, whole genome shotgun sequence contains:
- the LOC143344392 gene encoding gamma-glutamylcyclotransferase — translated: MCKKFLYFAYGSNMLMKRIHINNPTAVRKDIGILKNFRLDFLTHSKRWGGCSATIVPTERYNVWGVIWELHEHNLPTLDCQEGVADKVYFPLMVEVETPNGNVLNCRVYQQCNNPDDHMKLRLLPSHRRPSPLYIETILKGAQENQLPCDYIKFLETIPHNEYNGEYDIGLSLKEV